Proteins encoded by one window of Martelella endophytica:
- a CDS encoding ABC transporter permease, giving the protein MSFEPDGPTDETIAGPSRAKRGGRMAGAIASVLVTIAFTFLGLLAITFFIGRVIPIDPVLSVVGDRATPEVYEAARVQMGLDQPLPVQFFHYVVNVLSGDFGRSVSTGRLVSDDLARFFPATLEMATLGIIIGVLLGVPMGVYAAAHRGRPLDQVIRVIGMLGYSVPAFWLGLVGLALFYARFGLVGGPGRLDIFYDGLVPPVTGLILVDSLIAGDTDIFFNAISHIILPASVLGFFSLAYIARMTRSFMLDQLGQDFVTTARVKGVAEWLVIWRHAFRPILVPLITVIGLSFAGLLEGSVMIETVFSWPGIGNYLTTALLNADMNAVLGATLVVGAVFILINKLSDVLYRVIDPRARR; this is encoded by the coding sequence GTGAGTTTTGAGCCCGACGGCCCGACAGACGAGACCATCGCCGGTCCCTCGCGCGCAAAGCGCGGCGGACGCATGGCGGGCGCCATCGCCTCGGTGCTGGTCACCATCGCCTTCACCTTTCTCGGCCTTCTCGCCATCACCTTCTTCATCGGCCGGGTGATCCCGATCGATCCGGTGCTTTCGGTCGTCGGCGATCGCGCGACGCCGGAGGTCTATGAGGCGGCGCGGGTGCAGATGGGGCTCGATCAGCCGCTGCCGGTGCAGTTCTTCCACTATGTCGTCAATGTGCTCTCCGGCGATTTCGGCCGCTCGGTCTCGACCGGCCGCCTGGTCTCCGACGATCTCGCACGGTTCTTTCCGGCAACGCTCGAAATGGCGACGCTCGGCATCATCATCGGCGTCCTGCTCGGTGTACCGATGGGCGTCTATGCCGCCGCCCATCGCGGCCGGCCGCTCGATCAGGTGATCCGCGTCATCGGCATGCTCGGCTATTCGGTGCCCGCCTTCTGGCTCGGCCTCGTCGGTCTCGCGCTGTTTTACGCCCGCTTCGGCCTTGTCGGCGGGCCGGGCCGGCTCGACATCTTCTATGACGGCCTGGTGCCGCCGGTGACCGGCCTCATTCTCGTCGACAGCCTGATCGCCGGCGATACCGACATCTTCTTCAACGCCATCTCGCACATCATCCTGCCGGCCTCGGTGCTCGGCTTCTTCAGCCTTGCCTATATCGCCCGGATGACCCGTTCCTTCATGCTCGACCAGCTCGGCCAGGACTTCGTCACCACCGCCCGGGTCAAGGGTGTCGCCGAATGGCTGGTGATCTGGCGCCATGCCTTCCGGCCGATCCTGGTGCCGCTGATCACCGTGATCGGCCTCTCCTTCGCCGGCCTGCTCGAGGGCTCGGTGATGATCGAGACGGTGTTTTCCTGGCCCGGCATCGGCAATTACCTGACGACCGCGCTCCTGAACGCCGACATGAATGCCGTGCTTGGCGCCACGCTCGTCGTCGGCGCGGTCTTCATCCTGATCAACAAACTATCCGACGTGCTCTACCGCGTCATCGACCCGAGGGCCCGCCGATGA
- a CDS encoding ABC transporter permease, giving the protein MTDWLLADSPTSRLQARLGATYRAGLALLGNPLAAIGLAIVLLLIVMAVFAPWLAPYSPFGQSLGERLQPPSMEHWMGTDELGRDILSRVIYGARITLMIVALVAVISAPIGLIAGAVSAYFGGWTDRIMMGITDVFLSMPKLILALAFVAALGPGIENAIIAIAITAWPAYARIARAETMTFRSSEFIDAVRMQGASSSRIIFRHILPLCTSSMIIRVTLDMAGIILTAAGLGFIGLGAQPPLPEWGAMISRGRTFILDQWWVATMPGFAILVVSLGFCFLGDGLRDVLDPKQGAGR; this is encoded by the coding sequence ATGACCGACTGGCTTCTTGCCGATTCCCCAACCTCGCGGCTGCAGGCGCGCCTTGGCGCCACCTACCGCGCCGGCCTCGCCCTGCTAGGCAACCCGCTCGCCGCCATCGGACTGGCGATCGTGCTGCTTTTGATCGTCATGGCCGTGTTCGCCCCGTGGCTTGCGCCCTATTCGCCATTCGGCCAGTCGCTTGGCGAGCGGCTGCAGCCGCCGAGCATGGAACACTGGATGGGCACCGACGAACTTGGCCGCGACATTCTCTCCCGCGTCATCTACGGCGCCCGGATCACGCTGATGATCGTGGCCCTGGTGGCCGTCATCTCCGCGCCGATCGGCCTCATCGCCGGGGCGGTCTCCGCCTACTTCGGCGGCTGGACCGACCGGATCATGATGGGCATCACCGATGTCTTCCTGTCAATGCCGAAGCTCATCCTCGCGCTTGCCTTCGTCGCCGCCCTCGGCCCCGGCATCGAGAACGCCATCATCGCCATCGCGATCACCGCATGGCCGGCCTATGCTCGCATCGCCCGCGCCGAGACGATGACCTTTCGCAGCTCCGAATTCATTGACGCCGTGCGCATGCAGGGCGCCTCTTCTTCGCGGATCATCTTCCGCCATATCCTGCCGCTCTGCACCTCCTCGATGATCATCCGCGTCACGCTCGACATGGCCGGCATCATCCTGACAGCGGCGGGCCTCGGCTTCATCGGTCTCGGCGCGCAGCCACCGCTGCCGGAATGGGGTGCAATGATCTCGCGGGGCCGCACCTTCATCCTCGATCAGTGGTGGGTGGCGACCATGCCGGGCTTCGCGATCCTCGTCGTCAGCCTCGGCTTCTGCTTCCTCGGCGATGGGTTGCGCGATGTGCTCGATCCGAAACAGGGAGCGGGACGATGA
- a CDS encoding helix-turn-helix domain-containing protein, with translation MRDALAPAGEAIQPQVGSIIRARRQQQQMTLTALSQASGVSVGYLSQVERDHAVPSLGTLAQIARALDVGIDYFIATPAPRDALTREGERTKFSVDGSSVIYERLGADFPGNTLSSFLMTVPPGYRSEVVSHEGEEIIYVLEGSITQRVDNEEMIMSAGDSLHFRGSQPHAWSNHTDRPAKLLWAGTLALFRSNAAPKPAAPTAKPNQKEEN, from the coding sequence ATGCGCGACGCGCTGGCCCCCGCCGGGGAGGCCATTCAACCGCAGGTCGGATCGATCATCCGGGCTCGGCGGCAGCAGCAGCAGATGACGTTGACGGCGCTCAGCCAGGCATCCGGCGTTTCCGTCGGCTATCTGAGCCAGGTCGAGCGCGATCATGCCGTGCCCTCGCTCGGCACGCTGGCCCAGATCGCCCGGGCCCTCGACGTCGGCATCGACTATTTCATCGCGACGCCGGCGCCGCGCGACGCGCTGACGCGGGAGGGCGAGCGCACCAAGTTTTCCGTTGATGGCTCTTCGGTGATCTACGAGCGACTTGGCGCCGATTTCCCCGGCAACACGCTTTCCTCCTTCCTGATGACCGTGCCGCCCGGCTACCGCTCGGAGGTGGTGAGCCACGAGGGTGAGGAGATCATCTACGTGCTGGAGGGATCGATCACCCAGCGCGTCGACAACGAGGAAATGATCATGTCGGCGGGCGACAGCCTGCATTTCCGCGGCAGTCAGCCGCATGCATGGTCGAACCACACCGACAGGCCGGCGAAGCTTCTCTGGGCGGGCACGCTGGCACTCTTCCGTTCCAATGCCGCCCCAAAACCAGCCGCACCGACGGCGAAACCGAACCAGAAAGAGGAGAACTGA
- a CDS encoding ABC transporter substrate-binding protein, whose translation MKLFRTALLAAALTLPMGAAFADTPDNMLVVAQNIDDIVAIDPAQAYEFTSGELVTNTYDRLVQYDAEDPTVLAAGLASEWTADDAAKTITFTMRDGATFTSGNPVRAEDVVFSLGRVVKLNLTPAFILTQLGWTPENVDEMVTADGNTVTIKYDGDFSSAFVLNVLAARPASIIDEKEVMAHETDGDMGNAWLNANSAGSGPFSLADYRPAELIRLNANPDYFKGAPAMTSVIIRHVAESATQQLLLTSGDVDIARNLTPDQIASIEGDGIKVETFPQAAVHFLSFNQKTEALQPEAVWEAARYLVNYEGMTDSFLKGQMEIHQAFWPKGFPGSYDENPYTYDPEKAKQILADAGVETPIDVTLDVINSAPFTDMAQSLQASFAEAGINFDIIPGTGAQVITKYRDRTHEAMLLYWGPDFMDPHSNAKAFAYNSDNSDDTYQATTTWRNAWAVPDDMNKETMAALSESDPEKRLDMYVDLQKKVQENSPIVIMFQAAYEVAMQDDVDGYVNGATSDFVFYRLVTK comes from the coding sequence ATGAAACTCTTCCGCACCGCATTGCTTGCGGCGGCGCTGACCCTGCCGATGGGCGCTGCCTTCGCCGACACACCCGACAACATGCTTGTCGTGGCGCAGAACATCGACGACATCGTCGCGATCGACCCGGCGCAGGCCTATGAATTCACCTCGGGCGAGCTCGTCACCAACACCTATGACCGGCTGGTGCAGTATGATGCCGAGGACCCGACCGTGCTTGCCGCCGGCCTAGCCAGCGAATGGACGGCTGATGACGCGGCCAAGACCATCACCTTCACGATGCGCGACGGCGCCACTTTCACCTCCGGCAATCCGGTGCGGGCGGAAGACGTGGTGTTTTCGCTCGGCCGCGTGGTCAAGCTCAACCTGACGCCCGCCTTCATTCTCACCCAGCTTGGCTGGACGCCGGAGAATGTCGACGAGATGGTCACCGCCGACGGCAACACCGTCACCATCAAGTATGACGGCGACTTTTCCTCCGCCTTCGTGCTCAACGTTCTCGCGGCCCGCCCAGCCTCGATCATCGACGAGAAGGAAGTGATGGCGCATGAGACCGATGGCGACATGGGAAATGCCTGGCTGAACGCCAATTCGGCCGGCTCCGGCCCCTTCAGCCTCGCCGACTATCGTCCGGCCGAACTGATCCGTCTCAATGCCAACCCGGATTATTTCAAGGGCGCGCCGGCGATGACGTCGGTGATCATCCGCCATGTCGCAGAATCGGCGACGCAGCAGCTGCTGCTGACCTCGGGTGACGTCGATATCGCCCGCAACCTGACGCCGGACCAGATTGCCTCGATCGAGGGCGACGGCATCAAGGTCGAGACCTTCCCGCAGGCCGCCGTCCACTTCCTCTCCTTCAACCAGAAGACAGAGGCGCTGCAGCCTGAAGCCGTCTGGGAGGCCGCACGCTACCTCGTCAACTACGAAGGCATGACCGACAGCTTCCTGAAGGGACAGATGGAAATCCACCAGGCCTTCTGGCCGAAGGGTTTCCCGGGTTCCTACGATGAGAACCCCTATACCTACGATCCCGAGAAGGCGAAGCAGATCCTCGCCGATGCCGGCGTGGAAACGCCGATCGACGTGACCCTCGACGTCATCAATTCGGCGCCGTTCACCGACATGGCACAGTCGCTGCAGGCAAGCTTTGCCGAAGCCGGCATCAATTTCGACATCATCCCCGGAACCGGCGCGCAGGTCATCACCAAATACCGCGACCGCACCCATGAAGCGATGCTGCTCTACTGGGGGCCGGACTTCATGGACCCGCATTCGAATGCCAAGGCCTTCGCCTACAATTCGGACAATTCCGACGACACCTATCAGGCAACCACCACCTGGCGGAATGCCTGGGCCGTGCCGGACGACATGAACAAGGAAACCATGGCCGCGCTTTCGGAATCCGATCCGGAAAAGCGTCTCGACATGTATGTCGACCTGCAGAAGAAGGTGCAGGAGAATTCCCCGATCGTGATCATGTTCCAGGCGGCCTACGAAGTCGCCATGCAGGATGATGTCGATGGCTACGTCAACGGTGCAACATCGGACTTCGTGTTCTACCGGCTGGTGACGAAGTAA